One genomic segment of Trichococcus shcherbakoviae includes these proteins:
- a CDS encoding UPF0223 family protein: MQHYDYPFEVEWSKEEIVKVISLWNAVERAYESGISKEDFMKAYREFKTVLPSVGQEKKYGNQFEKESGYSLYKVLQEIKKSEKNKIFLGER, encoded by the coding sequence ATGCAACATTATGACTATCCGTTCGAAGTAGAATGGTCCAAAGAGGAGATCGTTAAAGTCATCTCTTTATGGAATGCTGTCGAGCGTGCTTATGAAAGTGGGATCAGCAAAGAAGACTTTATGAAGGCTTACCGGGAATTTAAAACGGTGCTGCCTTCAGTCGGTCAGGAAAAGAAATACGGCAATCAGTTCGAAAAAGAATCTGGTTACTCCTTGTACAAGGTGCTGCAGGAAATAAAGAAGAGCGAAAAAAACAAGATCTTCCTTGGGGAGCGTTAA
- a CDS encoding inositol monophosphatase family protein yields MNQIDKRHSLIMSWLHEAADLLRESFNKELEIKEKTSRTDLVTNMDREIELFLYEKITAHFPDERILGEESVGHDIQDLEGIVWIIDPIDGTLNFIKQRANFAIMIGIYEDGVGHLGYIYDVVRDELYFAIRHNGAYCNDRRLPTVEELPLSEGLVAISNRLVVSDAGEARRIAKNSSGLRVNGSAGLETAWVASGKLVAYIAPSLAPWDIAAGLVIAEEVGLVYRQVTGEKINLLQNNAVIVANRCAFQEIKNEWQ; encoded by the coding sequence ATGAATCAGATCGATAAAAGACACAGCCTGATCATGTCTTGGTTGCATGAGGCTGCAGATTTGCTGCGGGAATCGTTCAATAAAGAACTTGAAATTAAAGAAAAAACGTCGCGAACGGATTTGGTGACAAACATGGATCGGGAAATCGAGTTGTTCCTGTATGAGAAAATCACTGCGCATTTCCCTGATGAGCGTATTTTGGGAGAAGAAAGCGTAGGACATGATATACAGGATCTGGAAGGGATTGTCTGGATCATCGATCCGATTGATGGTACCCTCAATTTCATCAAGCAGAGAGCAAATTTCGCCATCATGATAGGGATCTATGAAGATGGTGTCGGCCATCTGGGATATATTTATGATGTCGTCAGGGATGAGCTCTACTTTGCGATCCGGCATAATGGCGCTTACTGCAACGATCGAAGACTGCCGACCGTGGAGGAACTGCCTCTTTCTGAGGGTTTGGTCGCAATCAGCAACCGGTTGGTGGTATCGGATGCGGGGGAAGCGCGCAGAATCGCAAAAAACAGCAGTGGGTTGCGCGTGAATGGCTCCGCCGGGTTGGAAACAGCTTGGGTTGCTTCCGGTAAACTGGTGGCTTATATCGCTCCTTCCTTGGCCCCATGGGATATCGCTGCCGGATTGGTCATAGCCGAAGAGGTGGGCTTGGTATATAGACAAGTTACGGGAGAAAAAATAAACCTGCTCCAGAATAATGCAGTGATTGTCGCCAACAGATGTGCTTTCCAGGAGATCAAGAACGAATGGCAATGA
- the acnA gene encoding aconitate hydratase AcnA has translation MSEFNQNAIASFSLNGHQYEYYKLKKLENNEKIKIAKLPYSIRVLLESLLRQVGESGIKEEHVVTLSNWSATETNEGEIPFKPSRVILQDFTGVPAVVDLASLRKTVHDLGGDPAIINPEVPVDLVIDHSVQVDNFGSPQALIANMKMEFLRNQERYQFLSWAQKAFDNYRAVPPATGIVHQVNIEYLASVVTEKAIDENRSLVFPDTLVGTDSHTTMANALGVLGWGVGGIEAEASMLGEPSFFPVPEVVGVRFINSLQEAATATDLALKVTQKLREMKVVGKFVEFFGPGLSSMTLADRATIANMAPEYGATCGFFPVDDEVLNYLTLTGRDEKHVSIVEEYVKANDLYYRVEDPEPEYTTVVEIDLSTIEANVAGPKRPQDLVPVSKLKEDFQRSLVAPKGNAGFGLSEDETEKEVSLILDGEEVKMKTGDIAIAAITSCTNTSNPYVMLSAGLLAKRAVELGLNVPKYVKTSLAPGSKVVTAYLDNAGLLPYLEELGFNTVGYGCTTCIGNSGPLLPEVEEAIKNNDLLVSSALSGNRNFEGRIHALVKANYLASPPLVVAYALAGTMNIDLKTEPIGNGKDGQPVYLADLWPERHAVEAMIRDFVTPEIFKEEYLHVFDDNAEWNAIETNDDALYQWEEGSTYIANPPFFENLSPEPKPIVSLNGLSVLGKFGDSVTTDHISPAGSIDISTPAGQYLSSKGVGVRDFNSYGARRGNHEVMMRGTLANMRIRNQLVTGKDGGFTIYWPTGEEMSIFDASEKYRQNGTGLVIFAGDDYGMGSSRDWAAKGVKLLGVEAVIAKSYERIHRSNLVMMGVLPLQYQTGQDAESLGLDGSEKITIDLNDSVGIHAEIPVTAVKSDGQEIKFTTIARFDSEVDMTYYRNGGILPMVIRKKMGLAY, from the coding sequence ATGTCAGAATTTAATCAAAATGCCATAGCTTCTTTTAGTTTAAATGGTCATCAGTATGAATACTATAAATTAAAAAAATTAGAAAACAATGAAAAAATCAAAATCGCTAAACTGCCTTACTCGATCAGAGTTCTGCTTGAATCATTGTTACGTCAGGTGGGAGAAAGCGGCATCAAGGAAGAACATGTTGTCACTTTATCTAACTGGAGCGCAACTGAAACGAACGAGGGCGAAATACCATTCAAACCTTCCCGCGTTATCCTGCAGGATTTCACAGGGGTGCCGGCAGTTGTTGACTTGGCTTCCTTAAGAAAAACGGTCCATGATTTAGGCGGAGATCCAGCTATCATCAATCCGGAAGTGCCAGTTGATCTGGTCATCGATCACTCCGTACAAGTTGATAACTTCGGATCCCCGCAAGCCTTGATCGCGAACATGAAGATGGAATTCCTGCGTAACCAGGAACGTTATCAATTTTTAAGCTGGGCGCAAAAAGCATTCGACAACTACCGCGCCGTACCACCTGCAACTGGTATCGTACACCAAGTCAATATTGAATATTTGGCATCAGTCGTCACAGAAAAAGCAATCGATGAGAACAGAAGCTTAGTTTTCCCTGACACTTTGGTGGGAACGGATTCGCATACGACGATGGCAAATGCGCTTGGCGTATTGGGCTGGGGAGTTGGCGGAATCGAAGCGGAAGCCAGCATGCTGGGAGAGCCTTCCTTCTTCCCGGTTCCTGAAGTCGTAGGTGTACGCTTCATAAATTCATTGCAGGAAGCAGCTACCGCAACCGACTTGGCATTGAAAGTCACGCAGAAATTGCGTGAAATGAAAGTAGTCGGAAAATTTGTCGAATTCTTCGGTCCTGGATTATCTTCCATGACATTAGCGGATCGTGCGACCATCGCCAACATGGCGCCCGAATATGGTGCGACCTGCGGCTTCTTCCCGGTTGACGATGAAGTGCTTAACTACTTGACGTTGACAGGCAGGGATGAAAAACATGTCTCTATAGTAGAGGAATACGTAAAAGCAAACGATCTTTACTACCGTGTTGAAGATCCGGAACCAGAATACACCACAGTCGTTGAAATCGACTTGAGCACAATCGAGGCCAATGTTGCAGGACCTAAACGCCCTCAAGACTTGGTGCCGGTATCGAAGTTGAAAGAAGATTTCCAAAGATCCTTGGTTGCGCCGAAAGGCAATGCCGGATTTGGATTATCCGAAGATGAAACAGAAAAAGAAGTTTCGCTTATCCTCGATGGAGAAGAAGTGAAGATGAAAACAGGAGACATTGCAATCGCGGCCATCACAAGCTGCACGAACACATCGAATCCATACGTAATGTTGAGTGCCGGATTATTGGCGAAACGAGCTGTGGAATTGGGACTGAACGTTCCGAAATACGTCAAGACTTCGTTGGCACCCGGATCAAAAGTAGTCACTGCTTATTTGGATAATGCCGGTTTACTGCCTTACCTGGAAGAACTGGGCTTCAATACCGTCGGCTACGGCTGTACGACCTGCATCGGAAATTCAGGACCGCTTTTGCCTGAAGTGGAAGAAGCAATCAAAAACAACGACTTATTGGTTTCAAGCGCATTGAGCGGAAACCGTAACTTTGAAGGACGGATCCACGCATTGGTCAAAGCCAACTACTTGGCGTCGCCGCCATTGGTAGTCGCTTATGCGTTGGCAGGTACGATGAACATCGATCTGAAAACCGAGCCTATCGGCAATGGCAAAGATGGTCAACCCGTCTACTTAGCTGATCTGTGGCCAGAAAGACACGCTGTCGAAGCGATGATCCGTGATTTTGTGACACCTGAGATATTCAAAGAGGAATATTTGCATGTGTTTGATGACAATGCTGAATGGAATGCGATCGAAACGAATGATGACGCTTTGTACCAGTGGGAAGAGGGATCGACCTACATCGCAAATCCGCCATTCTTCGAGAATTTATCGCCTGAACCGAAGCCAATCGTATCTTTGAATGGGCTATCGGTATTGGGTAAATTCGGTGACTCGGTTACGACCGACCACATTTCCCCTGCAGGAAGCATCGACATCAGCACACCAGCTGGACAATATTTGTCTTCTAAAGGCGTGGGCGTCCGTGATTTCAACTCATACGGCGCAAGACGCGGAAATCATGAAGTGATGATGCGCGGTACGTTGGCGAATATGCGTATCCGCAATCAACTGGTAACTGGCAAAGACGGCGGCTTCACGATTTACTGGCCGACCGGCGAAGAGATGAGTATCTTTGATGCATCAGAAAAATACCGTCAAAACGGAACCGGATTAGTGATTTTTGCAGGTGACGATTATGGGATGGGTTCATCCCGCGATTGGGCTGCCAAAGGTGTCAAACTGCTTGGGGTCGAAGCAGTCATCGCCAAGAGCTATGAAAGAATCCACCGTTCGAATCTTGTGATGATGGGCGTATTGCCTTTGCAATACCAAACAGGTCAAGATGCAGAAAGTCTGGGACTGGACGGATCGGAAAAAATCACGATCGATTTGAACGATAGTGTCGGCATCCATGCGGAAATTCCGGTGACGGCAGTCAAATCAGATGGCCAAGAAATCAAATTTACGACCATTGCCCGTTTTGATTCTGAAGTGGATATGACTTACTACCGTAACGGAGGCATCCTGCCGATGGTGATCCGTAAAAAAATGGGGCTTGCTTATTAA
- a CDS encoding citrate synthase, giving the protein MEVHKGLADVVVSETSLSAIVEGQLSYSGYNIDELVEKDASFEEIIFLLWNSRMPSREEFAQLEQDLHTHMALSESVIACLKIQCRQNLHPMSVLRTTVSLLGVFDPYAEDMDERSVYIQAISIQAKIPTIVAAFARLRKGLDPIAPREDLSFGANFLYMLTGEEANPDLVRAYNHCLVLHADHDLNASTFTARVAASTLTDVYSCITGAIGALKGPLHGGANERVFDMLSEIAESDTRDVPGYLKSKLDNKEKIMGFGHRVYKTEDPRKKHLKRMAKELTQEFGKEDLYDLSCEVEDYLLKEKGLIPNVDFYSATVYHCFGIEHDLFTLLFSMSRVSGWLGHVFEQKREATLIRPRSKYVGAVNLTYIPLTEKETIGGTAQ; this is encoded by the coding sequence ATGGAAGTACATAAAGGATTAGCAGACGTTGTCGTATCAGAAACCTCCCTAAGCGCAATTGTTGAGGGACAATTATCCTACTCAGGATATAATATCGACGAATTAGTGGAAAAAGATGCATCGTTTGAGGAAATCATCTTTTTGTTGTGGAATTCAAGAATGCCTAGCCGGGAAGAATTTGCGCAGTTGGAGCAAGATCTTCACACGCATATGGCCTTATCTGAAAGTGTCATTGCTTGCCTGAAAATACAGTGCCGCCAAAATCTGCACCCGATGAGTGTCTTACGCACGACAGTCTCACTATTGGGCGTATTCGATCCGTATGCGGAAGATATGGACGAACGTTCTGTCTACATTCAAGCAATCTCGATACAAGCAAAAATTCCGACGATCGTTGCCGCATTTGCCCGATTACGCAAAGGTTTGGATCCGATCGCGCCACGCGAGGACCTATCGTTCGGAGCCAATTTCCTGTATATGTTGACAGGCGAAGAAGCGAATCCGGATTTGGTCAGAGCGTATAATCATTGTTTGGTACTCCATGCCGATCACGATCTTAACGCCTCGACCTTCACTGCACGCGTTGCAGCTTCTACACTGACGGATGTCTATTCTTGTATCACAGGTGCTATCGGAGCTCTAAAGGGCCCCTTGCACGGTGGCGCAAATGAGCGCGTATTCGATATGCTCTCCGAAATCGCTGAATCAGACACCAGAGATGTTCCAGGTTACTTGAAATCAAAGTTGGACAATAAAGAAAAAATCATGGGATTCGGTCACCGTGTCTACAAAACGGAAGATCCCCGCAAGAAACATTTGAAACGCATGGCTAAGGAATTGACCCAGGAATTCGGAAAAGAAGATTTATATGATCTTTCCTGCGAAGTGGAAGACTATCTATTGAAGGAAAAGGGTTTGATTCCGAATGTGGATTTCTACTCAGCAACTGTTTATCACTGCTTCGGGATCGAACATGACCTCTTCACGCTATTGTTTTCAATGAGCCGTGTTTCCGGGTGGTTAGGGCATGTCTTTGAGCAAAAGCGTGAAGCTACCTTGATCCGTCCGCGTTCTAAATATGTGGGAGCCGTAAATCTTACTTACATCCCTTTGACTGAAAAAGAAACTATTGGAGGTACAGCACAATGA
- the icd gene encoding NADP-dependent isocitrate dehydrogenase — protein MTVGEKIVMNETGLHTPDFPIIPFIEGDGIGPEIWQASKKVFEAAVEKAYGDSRKIVWKEVLAGGKAFDLTGSWLPDETMDVIREHLVAIKGPLTTPIGGGIRSLNVALRQTLDLFVCLRPVRYFEGVPTPLKEPEKTDMVIFRENTEDCYAGIEFEAQSEEAKRIIEILQTQFGVDKIRFPETSAIGVKPVSIEGSERLIRSAIKYALGNGRTSVTLVHKGNIMKFTEGGFKKWGYALAEREFGDKVFTWAQYDAVKAADGRAAADKAYEDAVAEGKLIIKDRIADIFLQEILMNPENYDVIATLNLNGDYISDALAAQVGGIGIAPGANINEDTGHAIFEATHGTAPEYAGLDELNPSSVLLSGAMLFDYIGWNEVSDLITRGIEKTIANKTVTRDFYYLMKDEAAQKVSCSGFAELVIKNM, from the coding sequence ATGACAGTTGGCGAAAAAATTGTTATGAATGAAACAGGGTTGCACACACCTGATTTTCCGATCATCCCTTTCATCGAAGGGGATGGCATCGGTCCGGAAATTTGGCAAGCATCCAAAAAAGTATTTGAAGCCGCAGTTGAGAAAGCCTACGGCGATTCCCGTAAAATCGTCTGGAAAGAAGTGCTTGCAGGAGGGAAAGCATTCGATTTGACTGGTTCCTGGTTGCCTGACGAGACTATGGATGTCATCCGTGAACATTTGGTGGCCATCAAAGGACCACTGACAACACCAATCGGCGGGGGCATCCGTTCTTTGAATGTTGCTTTGCGCCAGACATTGGACCTTTTCGTATGCTTGCGCCCTGTCCGTTATTTCGAAGGCGTGCCGACACCATTGAAAGAACCTGAGAAAACCGATATGGTCATCTTCCGGGAAAATACCGAAGACTGCTATGCAGGGATCGAGTTCGAAGCGCAAAGCGAAGAGGCAAAACGAATCATCGAGATTCTGCAGACCCAATTCGGCGTGGACAAAATCCGCTTCCCTGAGACATCAGCAATCGGCGTCAAGCCGGTTTCAATCGAAGGATCGGAACGCTTGATCCGCAGCGCCATCAAATATGCCTTGGGAAATGGGCGCACTTCAGTGACCTTGGTCCACAAAGGCAACATCATGAAATTCACAGAGGGCGGTTTCAAAAAATGGGGCTATGCTTTAGCTGAACGCGAATTTGGCGATAAAGTCTTCACTTGGGCCCAATACGATGCCGTAAAAGCTGCGGATGGCAGGGCGGCAGCTGATAAAGCTTATGAAGATGCTGTAGCGGAAGGCAAGTTGATCATCAAGGACCGGATCGCCGACATCTTCCTACAGGAGATTTTGATGAACCCTGAGAACTATGACGTCATCGCTACATTGAACCTGAACGGTGACTATATTTCTGATGCGTTGGCTGCTCAAGTGGGCGGAATCGGGATTGCACCCGGGGCTAACATCAATGAGGACACTGGGCATGCTATTTTCGAAGCAACACACGGCACTGCACCGGAATATGCCGGCTTGGATGAATTGAATCCTTCATCGGTGCTGTTGTCAGGTGCTATGTTGTTCGATTATATCGGCTGGAATGAAGTCAGCGACTTGATCACCCGTGGCATCGAAAAGACGATTGCCAACAAAACAGTCACACGCGATTTCTATTATCTGATGAAGGATGAGGCTGCCCAAAAAGTCAGCTGCTCTGGATTTGCGGAACTGGTCATCAAAAACATGTAG
- the typA gene encoding translational GTPase TypA, giving the protein MEFRKDIRNVAIIAHVDHGKTTLVDELLKQSDTLNARTELMERAMDSNDLEKERGITILAKNTAVQYKGTRINIMDTPGHADFGGEVERIMRMVDGVVLVVDAYEGTMPQTRFVLKKALEQKLIPIVVVNKIDKPTARPAEVVDEVLELFIELGADDEQLEFPVVYASAMHGTSSMSDDPTEQEDTMDNVFDAIIEHIPAPIDNSAEPLQFQVALLDYSDFVGRIGIGRVFRGTIKVGDQVSLLKLDGSFKNFRVSKLFGYFGLDRIEIEEAKAGDLIAISGMEDIFVGETVTPVDHRDALPVLHIDEPTLQMTFLTNNSPFAGREGKWVTSRKIEERLMKQLHTDVSLRVDPTDSPDAWIVSGRGELHLSILIENMRREGYELQVSRPEVIIREVDGVRCEPFERVQIDTPEEYMGSVIETISQRKAEMQDMQNSGNGQVRIIFLVPSRGLIGYSTEFLSITRGYGIMAHTFEAYLPELPGKIGGRSKGALVSTETGKTTTYGIMGVEDRGTIFIEPGVEIYEGMVVGENARDTDIAVNITRAKQMTNIRSANKDSTNVIKRPRTLTLEESLEFMGEDEYCEVTPVSVRLRKQILDKNEREKAAKRKKKAE; this is encoded by the coding sequence ATGGAATTTAGAAAAGATATTCGTAATGTTGCAATCATCGCCCACGTCGACCATGGTAAAACAACATTAGTAGATGAATTGTTGAAACAATCGGATACATTGAACGCTAGAACTGAACTTATGGAACGCGCAATGGACTCCAACGATCTTGAAAAAGAACGCGGAATTACGATCTTGGCGAAGAATACAGCTGTACAATACAAAGGTACGCGCATCAACATCATGGATACGCCAGGACACGCGGATTTCGGTGGAGAAGTAGAACGTATCATGCGTATGGTTGATGGTGTAGTACTTGTTGTCGATGCTTACGAAGGTACGATGCCGCAAACGCGTTTCGTATTGAAAAAAGCCTTGGAGCAAAAACTGATTCCTATCGTCGTTGTAAACAAAATCGACAAACCGACTGCCAGACCTGCTGAAGTCGTGGATGAAGTTCTGGAATTATTCATCGAATTGGGCGCTGATGACGAACAATTGGAATTCCCGGTTGTCTATGCTTCTGCAATGCACGGTACTTCAAGCATGTCAGATGATCCAACTGAACAAGAAGATACAATGGATAACGTTTTTGATGCAATCATCGAACACATTCCAGCTCCAATCGACAACTCTGCTGAACCATTGCAATTCCAAGTAGCTTTACTTGACTACAGTGACTTTGTTGGCCGTATCGGTATCGGACGCGTATTCCGTGGCACAATCAAAGTTGGGGATCAAGTATCTTTACTTAAATTGGACGGTTCATTCAAGAATTTCCGTGTATCAAAACTGTTCGGCTACTTTGGTTTGGACCGTATCGAAATCGAAGAAGCAAAAGCGGGCGATTTGATTGCCATTTCCGGTATGGAAGATATCTTTGTTGGTGAAACAGTGACTCCTGTCGACCACCGTGATGCCTTGCCGGTTCTGCATATCGACGAGCCTACACTGCAAATGACTTTCCTTACAAACAACTCTCCTTTCGCAGGTCGTGAAGGTAAATGGGTCACTTCCCGCAAAATCGAAGAGCGTTTGATGAAACAATTGCACACTGACGTATCTTTGCGTGTTGATCCTACCGACTCTCCTGATGCTTGGATCGTTTCTGGACGTGGCGAATTGCATTTGTCCATCCTGATTGAAAACATGCGTCGTGAAGGCTACGAATTACAAGTATCCCGTCCAGAAGTTATCATCAGAGAAGTTGATGGCGTAAGATGCGAGCCGTTTGAACGTGTTCAGATCGACACCCCTGAGGAATACATGGGTTCCGTAATCGAAACAATCAGCCAACGCAAAGCTGAAATGCAGGATATGCAAAACAGCGGAAATGGTCAAGTCCGTATCATCTTCCTTGTTCCATCACGTGGACTGATCGGTTACTCTACTGAGTTCTTATCCATTACACGCGGTTATGGCATCATGGCTCATACGTTTGAAGCGTACTTACCAGAGTTGCCAGGAAAAATCGGCGGACGCAGCAAAGGCGCGCTTGTCTCTACTGAAACAGGCAAAACAACAACTTACGGCATCATGGGCGTAGAGGATCGTGGTACGATCTTCATCGAACCTGGTGTGGAAATCTACGAAGGTATGGTTGTCGGCGAAAATGCCCGCGACACAGATATCGCTGTCAACATCACAAGAGCGAAACAAATGACGAATATCCGTTCTGCAAACAAAGATTCTACAAACGTGATCAAACGTCCACGCACATTGACGCTGGAAGAATCTCTTGAATTCATGGGAGAAGATGAGTATTGCGAAGTGACACCTGTAAGTGTTCGTCTGCGTAAACAAATCCTGGATAAAAATGAGCGCGAAAAAGCTGCAAAACGCAAGAAAAAAGCAGAATAA
- a CDS encoding YlaN family protein, which produces MDSINKTTALEILMQDAEKIYKLINSQKEHLCFANCPAFEDVVDTQMYGFSREVEYAVKLGIISKEEGHKILSDLEASLNAMYTNYFDQSKNDSADKGV; this is translated from the coding sequence ATGGATAGCATCAACAAAACGACTGCCTTGGAAATCTTGATGCAGGATGCTGAAAAGATCTACAAATTAATCAATAGCCAAAAAGAACACCTCTGCTTTGCGAACTGTCCAGCCTTTGAGGATGTGGTGGATACGCAAATGTACGGATTCTCCCGTGAAGTCGAGTATGCTGTAAAATTGGGAATCATCTCGAAAGAAGAGGGACACAAAATATTGAGTGATTTGGAAGCTTCCTTGAACGCCATGTACACGAACTATTTTGATCAATCGAAAAACGATTCCGCCGACAAAGGGGTTTAG
- the ftsW gene encoding putative lipid II flippase FtsW, producing the protein MIKNAIKKKFSYMDWRLLIPYIILSGFGILMVYSSSSYRAMTDYNNSEHFFYRQMLFAVLGLFGALFVSFLSKRLFKNEKLLMFVLYILFGILAYLLLWPGTATKGARGWIYFGSFGLQPAEFMKLNLILYLSLIISKHQSHINDGFYDTMKKPLLLTAAAVAMVFVQPDLGGAAIIAFICLVLFLHSGVKVKYGVMIFGAIGVIYGLIIVMVKTFGRSIPFFHSYQMERITSFIDPFADIQDSGYQVVNSYYALSRGGLFGVGIGESIQKSGYLPEPHTDFILSIIGEELGLVGVAFVLVLFFYMVYRIFKDAIKIKDPFAQLVCIGIGTMFLVQGVINVGGATGLMPLTGVTFPFVSYGGSSLLVSAVSIGIVNNMYINDQISKQPK; encoded by the coding sequence ATGATTAAAAATGCAATCAAGAAAAAATTCTCCTATATGGATTGGCGTCTTCTGATTCCATACATCATCCTGTCGGGTTTCGGCATACTGATGGTCTACAGTTCCAGCAGTTACCGCGCCATGACGGATTACAATAATTCAGAACACTTCTTTTACAGGCAAATGTTATTCGCTGTCCTGGGTCTGTTCGGTGCGCTGTTCGTTTCATTTCTCTCAAAACGTCTGTTCAAAAATGAAAAGCTGCTGATGTTTGTTTTGTATATTCTTTTCGGTATCTTGGCTTATCTTTTGCTTTGGCCGGGTACGGCAACGAAAGGGGCGCGCGGCTGGATCTACTTCGGATCTTTCGGATTACAACCCGCCGAGTTCATGAAATTGAACCTGATCCTTTACTTGTCCTTGATCATTTCCAAACACCAGTCCCACATCAATGATGGTTTTTACGATACGATGAAGAAACCGCTCCTGTTAACGGCAGCAGCAGTTGCGATGGTATTCGTGCAGCCCGATCTCGGCGGGGCTGCCATCATTGCTTTCATCTGCCTCGTGCTGTTCCTTCACAGTGGTGTCAAGGTCAAGTATGGAGTAATGATTTTTGGGGCAATCGGTGTGATCTATGGTCTGATTATCGTCATGGTGAAAACATTCGGGCGCAGCATCCCTTTCTTCCATTCCTATCAGATGGAACGGATCACATCATTCATCGATCCGTTCGCCGACATACAGGATTCCGGTTACCAAGTGGTGAATTCGTACTACGCTTTAAGCAGGGGGGGCCTTTTCGGTGTAGGCATCGGTGAAAGCATCCAAAAGTCCGGCTATCTGCCGGAACCCCACACCGATTTCATCTTGTCCATCATCGGGGAAGAGTTGGGTCTAGTGGGTGTCGCATTCGTTTTGGTGCTGTTTTTCTATATGGTCTATCGTATTTTTAAGGATGCAATCAAAATCAAAGATCCGTTTGCCCAACTGGTCTGTATCGGAATCGGCACTATGTTCCTGGTCCAGGGAGTAATCAATGTTGGTGGTGCAACCGGTCTGATGCCATTGACCGGGGTCACTTTCCCGTTCGTGAGCTACGGAGGATCGAGCCTGTTGGTATCCGCTGTTTCGATCGGCATAGTCAACAATATGTACATCAACGATCAGATTTCCAAACAACCAAAATAA
- a CDS encoding CAP-associated domain-containing protein: MKFSIKVVSLFILFTFIAYTLPLYVDNGDQTRPPASVVRNEQASIDENEGYPLPVTGYESYIGQPIAAYTAKHGDPIRVGKAYGDSEWWIFGTNATDYIQIGVKDDIIRSLYILGNKIETGMYTIGMTQENVLDEGYLARDFQLTVGDTPYELALSKKQKKLAPLIQFENDSFVILLFDDVTETVYGMYFLSNEALLDLEYYSIVSDESYEVGRDDWERSVAADEENVLQIKSILALLRERRGLTMFQESEELLTATGELMPSEAGINDFTAAFTLSDQRIEKKLAEVAPDTRTAFVFDDDVYSVPALFLKVLQEDNVIFDDYLTRYAVAGNEHYQLILLSEQPIEP; this comes from the coding sequence ATGAAATTTTCCATCAAAGTAGTATCACTTTTCATTTTGTTCACTTTCATAGCCTATACACTCCCTCTCTATGTGGATAACGGGGATCAAACAAGACCGCCTGCAAGCGTTGTGAGGAACGAGCAAGCATCCATTGATGAAAATGAAGGGTATCCTTTGCCTGTGACGGGTTATGAATCCTACATCGGTCAGCCCATTGCTGCCTACACGGCCAAACACGGGGATCCGATACGCGTAGGCAAAGCCTATGGAGACAGCGAATGGTGGATATTCGGAACAAATGCAACTGACTACATCCAAATAGGCGTCAAGGATGATATCATCCGCTCCCTGTATATTTTGGGAAACAAAATCGAAACGGGCATGTACACAATCGGCATGACGCAGGAAAATGTACTCGATGAGGGTTACCTGGCAAGGGATTTTCAACTTACTGTCGGTGATACGCCGTATGAACTGGCATTGTCCAAAAAACAAAAAAAATTAGCGCCATTGATTCAGTTCGAGAATGACAGCTTTGTGATTTTGCTGTTTGACGACGTGACAGAAACGGTTTATGGGATGTACTTCCTTTCGAATGAGGCGCTGCTGGATTTGGAATATTATTCCATCGTTTCAGACGAATCCTATGAAGTCGGACGTGATGACTGGGAACGAAGCGTTGCTGCGGATGAAGAAAATGTACTGCAAATCAAAAGCATTTTAGCTTTACTGCGCGAACGCAGAGGCTTGACTATGTTCCAGGAATCCGAAGAGTTGCTTACGGCTACAGGCGAGCTTATGCCGAGTGAAGCAGGAATCAATGATTTTACCGCGGCCTTCACTTTATCGGATCAACGCATCGAGAAAAAATTAGCGGAAGTTGCCCCGGATACGCGGACGGCCTTTGTTTTTGATGACGATGTCTACAGTGTTCCTGCGCTCTTCCTGAAGGTGCTGCAAGAGGATAACGTGATATTTGATGACTATCTGACGCGCTACGCCGTCGCGGGCAATGAGCATTACCAATTGATCCTTTTGAGCGAGCAGCCGATAGAACCATAA